The Peromyscus maniculatus bairdii isolate BWxNUB_F1_BW_parent chromosome 3, HU_Pman_BW_mat_3.1, whole genome shotgun sequence genome segment aaaaatctttttttttttttggtttttaaaaaacattaatttttaattatgtatatgtgtgcaggtatgtgggTGTGTTCTTGTGAGTACAGGTGTCCAAGAAGGCCAGAGGCATGGTGTCcccgtggagctggagttgcacACAGTCATGAGCTGCCTAATATAGGGGCTGAGAGCAGAACTTGGATCCcctgcaaaaacagcaagtgctcttcactgctgaacctTCTCCCAGCCCCTGCTTGCGTTTTGGACCTGTGTTTTCTTGCCTGCTGATCTCTTAATCGTCTTTTGATGTGTTTGCTGGCATTGGGCTTACAGGCAATGAAGCTGCCCCCAGCTCCACCTATTTTTCTGTGGGATTGTTCTTTCTCATTAACCTTGCGAAAGTGTGCTGTGTCTCTGTGGGAACAGCTTTGTGTTCACTTTCTCAAATCTAGCATGTATCTGCTCATGGGATGTCATCTTTCATCTACAGAAAATCCCACCCTGCCCTTTCCTTTACATTTTCCAGTGTATTTCTTTTAGAACAAATAACCGGTTAGTCTTCTACATTAGCTAAGTTCTccccacaggctggagagatgacaggggttaagagcactgactgctctcccagaggacccagcttgggcttccagcacccacatgactgctCCTAAGTGTCTAACTCCCGTCCCAGAGACTCCACCACCCTCTTCAGCCCTTTGGGGAAACTGTGTATCTGTGGTGCACAGATATCCATGCAGGTGAATACTCAtacccataaaacaaaaataaacctaaaaaaagaaaacaaaaaaccaaaatctttTCACGTAATGTATGGATATTCTCActgtttcctccccttcctcctcctcctgctcctcctcctcttccccctcctcttccccctccccctcttcctgggGAAACTGGTGCTGAGTTATTGAACTCGGCGTTGCTCACAATGAACACTCTACTGCTGGGATATGCTCCAGccttcattatttttccttttgtatttaatTAGTCTACCAAGGATTCCCTTTTGCATGTGGTAtgagtttgcatgtgtgttttgctcTTGAAGAGCCAGCTGGGCCTGGGCATCATTAAACACTTAGTTCCTCGCATTTCCACCACACTGAGTGGTAATCCTTGGGTGCCCTCTGTGTGCTGGACCTTGATTCTTCCCTCAGTGTCCCTGGTCTGACCCTGGTTCCCACAGCTTGGCCACATTGACTTGCTGTGGCCTCCCGCTAGCTCCGCCCTTTGGTCTTCTTTCAGTTCCTTAGGCAGAATGGCTGTCCTAGCTGTCCTAACGAGTATATAGAGTATATAGAACCATTGAGATATATTGACTTTGGGTCTAGTTAATTTAGGCGTGtgatgtttttcatttccaaggttttttttttaaataaattaactttgaaacagaaagaaaagaaatacatactCCCCAAATATAAGTAAACaagatttaaaagtttaaagcTATTTTTGAAAGACTgatttatattgatttttatttttgtgtatcagtgttttacctgcatgtatgtttgtgcattgtgtatgtgtagtgtctgtggtggccagaagagagcatcagctccccctggaactgaagttacagatgggtgtgagccgagtgtgtgctgggaattgaacccgggttctctgcaagagcagccagtgctcttaactgctgaatcatctctccagcctcaagtgtCTGTCTTTTAAAGCGGCTCTTTGAGTGGCTGAGTTGAGTTTATGAAAACGCATTACATGAGTTTTGGCTTGAGATTATGACAGCTTTCATCTAGGTTGGAGTCAGCCCCAGACAAGACTGCCAAGTTGCTTTACATGTTCATGCAAAATGGCATTCTCAGCACtagtgattataaaatcaaaatatcaatcaactctgaaaaTTGCTCTGTACCCTGCACCCTCacatattcagccaagatttaattgtTTAAAAGGGAACAAGCTCATCATCTCATTAATGTGCTTATCTGCtttaatctttaataaatggCAAGATCAAATGCACACCAAGAAGTTGTTTCAAAAGAAACGTGTTTACCATTTGTTATCAGGCTATGTTTGATTTGCACAGTTCTTTTATACATTTGCATTCCTGGAGCCATGTACATCCTCACGGGCAGAAGACTCATAAGCAGGCGAAGGCTCAGAAATCTTGCTTTACCTCACAGCTGTCACTCACATCttacctcctccttctctgcctttcttAGTTTCCAGACTTGCTTTTTCTCAGTCTAGCTTTGTCAAAGTCAGGCAAGATTCATGTCAGTGGTTTAACATGCACAGTGTGACTATATACAAGGAGGTCCTCTCCTGTAGTCTATATGACAAAACATTAGTTTCTGTAATACTGATGAGTTTAAGCACTAATCGTGATTTTTCTTTACctttgaaacaatttttaaaagacttttttgtttgtttgtttgttttgtcttttgttttttgagacagggtttctttgcatagtcctggctgtcccagaacttgctctgtagatcaggccagCCTCCAAACTCAGGGAACTGCctgcctgagtgttgggattaaaagagtgtgctaccactgcctggcaagacacattatttttaaaataacatgtgaatatgtgtttataTCTATGTGGGggatatatgcatgtgagtgcaggtgtctatggaatccagaagagagtgTAAGAACTGGAATTTCACGCAGTTGTAAGCTATttagtgtgagtgctgggaattgaacctaggatttttgcaagagcaacaagtgctcttaaccactgagcaacctttCTACCCCCTCCTCCCCGCTTTTAAGGcagttttaaaagaacaaatatcCATATGAAGTATAGTTTACAAGTTTGGTAATAAGCTCTGTAAATGAACTACCATTTGCATTTAACAAAGATCTTACATCTTGTGCTTGCAGAACAGTTTCaccatttctaatttttaaatacaaatccCCTAATAATGAGTCACATGAAACAATGGAGTCAAAGTAACtcagatttcatttccttttcttgatcATCACACTCTACCACCCTGTGCTTGGCTTACACTGTGTAAACGCCAGCGTGCGTAACACCACAGCAGTGACCCCCTGCGGTCTGCAGAGTAGCGGGACTGAGTCCAGCCAGCCACACATGTGCCTGATAAAAGACCCAGTGTCAAGGGCAGACAGTGGGTGTCAAGTGTGCAGGGCCTGTGCAACGCAGGGGGTCCTCCGTGCTGACTCCACCTGGGACTCAGAGTTTATAAAAGAGGGAGTTAAACCACACTGTGCCCTGCAAACCCAGCAACTGCCATCTGTCTTCTGCTTCCATGAATAAAGAGCTCAGAGGTCATTGCCTGCATTCTTTTCTTCCAGCCCTCCAAGAACTGAGGATGGAGGTAAGAGGCAAGCCGTGGGTCCAAAATCTGCACAGATAGGTGAGTAAGGTGTGCTGCAGAgttagcaccccccccccacacacacacacaaggctagGCCAGAGGAGCTAGTTCCCAGCACATGGCCTCATGGGAAAGAACAGTACTGAATATAGAATTATTTCCTTACTTAAGATGAGGTCACACTGAAGCAGAGCTGAGCCCTCCAcctgttgccggagggcttctctccaggttccccaagccccgcagtcccacaatccacatataaaataatcactcagacgcttatatcacttataaactgtatggccgtggcaggcttcttgctaactgttcttttattttaaattaacccatttttataaatctataccttgccacgtggctggtggcctaccagagtcttcacatgctgcttctcctggcggtggctgcagtgtctctcctccttcttcctgtttccccaattctcctctctctttgtcccgcctatacttcctgcctggtcactggccatcagagttttatttatatagagtgatatccacagcatccacCCAGGATGAAAGGTGTCCTtgtaggaaaagaaaagacacaggacagagtggggtggggtgggggagttctGTGTgacaaaggaggcagaggccaggtggTCACAGCTGCAAGCCAGGGCCAGCCAAGATGCGTAATCCCACTGGAAGCTGGGAGAAGGTGAAGGACTCTCTCCCCGGAAGGACTCTCTCCTCATGCCTCAGAAGCAGTGAAGTCCCATGCACAACTGCCTCTGTGGACTTCCAGCTTCAGGGTTTCAAGTGCATGCATTTCTGCTTCCAGCTGCTTGATTTGCAGCATTCTGTTACTGCAGTCCTGGGAAGTAGAAACAGAAACCTAGAGTGGAGACTATGGACCAGCAAAAACATGGCCAAGGCCAGTTTAGCCTGGGCAGAGGCTGTGGACCTTTGGAAACACATGGCATTCTGATGTCTCACTGGAGATGAAGGTGGGACTCTCCTAAGTCACAGTCATGGGTAAAATCCCCACACTTTGATGTCCAGGAAGGCCACTGTTTTTCATGGTGATGAGCCATAAAAATGTTTACCTTGTGGCCTGGCAGGGTGGCAAAGGCCTATACATCCAGGGcttgggagcctgaggctggATTATAAGTTCAAGGCATCTGGGCTAcaaaagagactctgtctcagcaaAACAAACACAGTCTTGTGCCTTTGATAGGGGGAGGCAAATAGTAGCCATTTATAAACCCACCTAATGCATTCTCAAAATGGAAGCCGGCTCTGCTGGGAGTGTGCCAGACTTGAGCCTTGTACAGAATAAAGCCAGCCTTCCAGCCCCTAAATCTGGCTTCCTATCTCACCTAAGCTGGAAAGAGGTCAGAATTTTTTCGGAAAGATCTCTGATGGCCATTACCCAGGGACATCCACCCAGAGACAGATTCAGTTATGGGAATATAGGCCTCCTATGCCTAAATCATCCCCCAACACTAAGCAGGCTCCAGCCTGGGACCAGGGGTTACAGTCGAAAGATCTTCAAGACACAGACTCTGTTTCAGAAGTGCTTTGGGGGcagtgagatgcctcagtggtgcttgctgccaagtttgatgacctgagttctatacccggatccacacagtggaaggagagaactgactcccacaaattgacctctgaccttctacaTGCCCCCACACATGGTAcaatacccacacatatacatacactaaataaaaaatCCCCAGAGAAACACACGATAAAGAGGAATCAAAAGAACAGGGTggccaggtgtggaggcacacacctttaatctcagcacttgggaggcagagacaggagttcagtgtgagttcaatgccaacccagtctacacagtgaaatccaggacagacagggctacttAGAGAAACACTgttgagtcagagagagagagagagagagagagagagagagagagagagagagagagagagagagaggagaattgaagcCACTGGCATCCTTGGTATGATgattgaatgaaaatgccccccataggctcttaGAGAGTAGTAGCACTgttggaagtgtggccttgttggagaaaatgtgtcactgaggatgggctttgaggtttcagaggcTCAAGCTAGGCCCACtgtcattctcttcctgctgatccatgtgtagaactctcagctacctctccagcaccatgtccgtctgtttgccaccatgctccccaccatgatgataatggactaaatctcttaactgtaatccagCACCAATTACGTGCTTTCCTTTGTTAGAGTTGCTggtgccatggtgtctcttcacagcaatagaacactgactaagacactcagCAATGTTAAACACAGTCAGTTCCTAGCCAGGTTCCCATAAAACTAAACACCAAACTCCACTCCTGTTAGCCAATACCTCATGTCTGGCTTTCAGCAAAAAGTTTCAAAATATCCTAAAAGGAAAAAGCATAGTCTGGAGGATGAAGAAAATACCAGACAGGACATgactcaggtggctgacctgGGAGCCAGAACAGACTGAATTTGTAGAGATTCTGAGGGAAGACAGCCAACAGCAGTCAAGAGAGGGAGCGGTGTGATGGGAGATCTCAAACATCAAAAACAAGACACTAGAAACCTATAAATGACAGCTACGTTAAATGACAGATGtcctcagtgggtaaaacacaGACTGGATGTGGCCAAAGGTCAACAGCAACTCTGCAACTAAAGAGGGGAAAACAGACTAGATAAACAGAATACAGTGGCTAGGAGCTTCGGACGGTCCATCCGGTAGGGCATGCTGTACTTCAGACGGTCCATCCGGTAGGGCATGCTGCACTTCAGATGGTCTATCCGGGTAGGGCATGCTGCACTCCATCCGGTAGGGCATGCTGCAGATACGGGAAGAGGGGAGAAGCGCTCTAGGTAGCAATAGCTGGAACTCTCTGAAATTAGCAGAGTAAACCAGGCTGGGAATCTCAGAGGACAGCAATGTGATGAATTCAAAAGCTCACCTGTGTGGCCATTTCATATTTTAgcagagaatcagagagagaaaCCAGAAAGAATCTGAGGAAACTACTTCACCAGGGGAGGAACTGATGATTTCCCCCCAGAGACAATGTGAGCCAGGAGTAGGGGTAGggaatggagaggtggctcagtggttaggatcctgaactgctcttccagagtctggttcccagcatctgtgtCTGACCTCACAAACacctgtctctctagccccagaggaTCTaacgccctctgctggcctccaaggTCACTGTGCTTGCATGGCATATGCCCACACAGATGTAGACAACATACCCGcaattaaaatgtaaatcttCAAGTAAAAAAATAAGAGAGTGGGTAAATATTTAAAACGTTGAAAGCACAGCCATGACTTGAATTGtacataacaaaattatttttcagaagtAAAGGAGAAAGTTTCTGTCAGATAAAAGCTGAGGGAATGCATTGCCAACAGACCCGTCCTGCCAGAAATGTTAATGgtgaggactggagagacggctcagtggttaagagcgtgtgttgctcttgcaggggacctgggttcagttgccagcacccacatgtaacTTACAACCAtcacataagataaataaatctaaaaagaagtGTC includes the following:
- the LOC143272446 gene encoding uncharacterized protein LOC143272446 isoform X2; this translates as MYSQASLNLETDSLAQLPEGGMTALGGACDPCQVKSPCCSGHHNARESRRPADDPGGLSSRACPTGWSAACPTRIDHLKCSMPYRMDRLKYSMPYRMDRPKLLATDCSNRMLQIKQLEAEMHALETLKLEVHRGSCAWDFTASEA